The Opitutales bacterium genome contains the following window.
AAGACTCAGTGCGCGAGAAGATGATCGCTCAAAGTGGGGACAGTAGCGCTTTCGTTGCCCGAGCAGATGGGCGCGATACAGGTGATCTGTTTGGTATTTTTCTGAGAATGGTTCCATCCAATATTTTCTCTGCGGCCAATAGTGGAAATTTCCTGGGCCTCATTTTTTTCAGCCTAATCTTGGGTTATGCCTTTGGACGTTTGCCGGACCACCTGAAGAGCACACAGGAAAATTTTTGGACGGGTCTCAATGAAGCGATCGTTCGCATCACCAATGGAGTGATTTGGTTTGCTCCCTTTGGCGTGTTTGGCTTGGTGCTGCCTACTATCGTCGAGACGGGCTGGGATTTACTGAGCACTATGCTGACCTTCGCCCTGACCGTGATTGTGGCCCTCGCAATCCATGTTTTGGTGGTGATGCCTCTAGTCCTGTCCTTTGTGGCGCGGGAAAACCCAATCAACCACTTTCGTGCTATGCTACCAGCCCTGTTAACCGCCTTTTCGACCGCGTCCTCGTCATCGACCCTCCCATTGACGAAGGAGTGTGTCGAAGAAGGCGCGGGGGTTTCTAAGCGTATTTCCGGCTTTACGTTGCCCTTGGGTGCGACGGTCAATATGGACGGAACGGCCCTCTTTGAGTGTGTCGTAGTGATCTTTCTGGCGCAGCTTTTTGGAATCGAAATGGGCCTCTTAACCCAATTTAACGTCGTCATTCTTGCGTTGCTCACGTCGATCGGGGTCGCTGGAATTCCATCGGCTAGCCTTGTAGCCATCGTATTGATTTTGTCATCGGTTGGCTTCAGCCAAGAGCAGATCGCGACGGGCATCGGTATCGTATTTGTTGTCGACCGTGTTCTCGATATGAGCCGCACTGCCGTCAATGTGTTTGGAGATAGCTGTGCCGCCGTGGTGATCGGCAAGTCTGAAGGGGAGACCGGCTACTACTCCAAAGGCTAGGCTCTTTTTTGGCTTCATGCCCGCACCCGGCGTCTCAGAAATAAGGGCGTCGACAGGACAAGCGTGAAAAAGAAGACGAGGGTCGGTGCCTGAAAGACAAACTCCCAAACTGCGTGAAAAGCAAATGCTCCCGCGCCGGCAGCGGCAGGCACCCAGGACAGTCTGAAGTCGGATAGATTGCGTAGCGGTTCCCAGATGCAGCAGCCTAGGGTGAACAGTATCAACGCGAAGGCCCCCCAGCCGTATTCAATGGCAAATTCGATCCAGTCCGAGTGGGCATCTACCCAGATGTAGGTCACCCATCCTCCTGCCTTTCGGTCGTAGCGGGCATAATAAATGTCAGGATAGCGAATGGAATACTCCCTCGAAAAATGCTCGAAGCAGCCTGCTCCCACTCCCCAGAAAGGCGTTTCCATGAGCATTTCACCGAAAGCCCGCATCATGATGAATCGA
Protein-coding sequences here:
- a CDS encoding dicarboxylate/amino acid:cation symporter produces the protein MSRSHTNLHWKIFASLAFAIILGIVLNSLQPESGEGLAWIGRVVAIVSFVGTLFIQGLKMIVIPLIVTSIVLAVMNLGGGKDFGRLGSKTLLFYVFSGFVAVVVGLLMVNIIQPGDVEDSVREKMIAQSGDSSAFVARADGRDTGDLFGIFLRMVPSNIFSAANSGNFLGLIFFSLILGYAFGRLPDHLKSTQENFWTGLNEAIVRITNGVIWFAPFGVFGLVLPTIVETGWDLLSTMLTFALTVIVALAIHVLVVMPLVLSFVARENPINHFRAMLPALLTAFSTASSSSTLPLTKECVEEGAGVSKRISGFTLPLGATVNMDGTALFECVVVIFLAQLFGIEMGLLTQFNVVILALLTSIGVAGIPSASLVAIVLILSSVGFSQEQIATGIGIVFVVDRVLDMSRTAVNVFGDSCAAVVIGKSEGETGYYSKG